The Corynebacterium simulans genome contains a region encoding:
- a CDS encoding sensor histidine kinase: protein MTRYITWPNSIWAIFWLALTVPILLTVRSHPYPVSSAVLVLCCVFCLIGSWAIAIDDLRLGVMRVNLRAVSLLVVGTFLALIVLNLVGTDAIQLAYFIASAVAFVFPWQVSLPFTAVAAIAIPQSLWPFGHLSLITTGIACLASRMAIISQAQRKIQEARSQELEVNEERNRMARDMHDILGHSLTTVTLKAELAKKLIELDPNTAKSQIAEIEEISRSALAEVRTAINGYRELSLSGELARALSLLQSAGIKAKMPNSVDEVQVDLREVFAWVVREGTTNVVRHSGAKRCSISLTSKSVLIEDDGVGIAEIREGNGLRGLRERCQNNGVELCLGETTMGGLKLTAQAVQTGPWAKEH from the coding sequence ATGACTCGGTATATTACCTGGCCAAACAGTATTTGGGCCATTTTCTGGTTGGCCCTTACTGTTCCAATTCTTTTGACGGTTCGAAGCCACCCGTATCCGGTTTCAAGCGCGGTTCTTGTTCTTTGCTGCGTATTTTGTCTCATTGGTTCCTGGGCTATCGCAATCGATGATCTGCGCCTAGGTGTGATGCGGGTCAATCTCCGTGCAGTTTCGTTGTTAGTGGTTGGAACCTTTCTCGCACTGATCGTGCTTAATCTTGTCGGAACCGATGCGATTCAACTTGCATACTTCATTGCCTCGGCTGTTGCATTTGTATTTCCGTGGCAGGTTTCCCTGCCTTTTACTGCAGTCGCCGCGATAGCGATTCCTCAGTCGCTATGGCCGTTCGGCCACTTGTCTTTGATTACAACCGGCATTGCCTGTTTAGCAAGCCGAATGGCGATTATTAGCCAAGCGCAAAGGAAGATACAGGAAGCTCGATCCCAAGAACTCGAAGTAAACGAAGAGCGCAACCGCATGGCTCGCGACATGCACGATATTTTGGGACATTCTCTCACAACGGTGACACTTAAAGCGGAGCTTGCAAAGAAGCTCATTGAGCTCGACCCGAATACGGCGAAGTCACAAATTGCAGAAATTGAGGAAATCTCGAGGTCTGCGCTGGCAGAAGTTCGCACCGCAATAAATGGCTATCGAGAGCTCAGCCTTTCCGGTGAACTAGCTCGGGCATTAAGCCTCCTTCAAAGCGCAGGTATTAAAGCGAAGATGCCGAATTCGGTAGATGAAGTACAGGTTGATTTGAGGGAAGTGTTTGCTTGGGTAGTGCGTGAAGGGACTACGAATGTTGTCCGACATTCCGGTGCAAAGAGATGCTCCATCAGTCTGACCTCCAAATCTGTATTGATTGAAGACGACGGAGTCGGAATAGCAGAGATAAGGGAAGGAAATGGTCTGCGAGGGCTGCGGGAGCGATGCCAAAATAACGGAGTCGAATTGTGCTTGGGTGAAACCACCATGGGAGGTCTGAAGCTTACAGCCCAGGCCGTTCAAACCGGGCCATGGGCTAAGGAGCATTAA
- a CDS encoding pyruvate dehydrogenase encodes MAKNYAEQIVETLEAQGVERIYGLVGDSLNPIVDAVRRSSIEWVHVRNEEAAAFAAEADSLTTGKLAVCAASCGPGNTHLVQGLYDAHRNGAKVLAIASHIPSRQIGSKFFQETHPEMLFTECSAYCEMVNSADQGGVILHHAIQSTMAGKGVSVLVIPGDVSTQEAEDDTFTTSTISAGRPVVFPDPAEAAALTQAINEAKTVALFVGAGVKDAREQVLALAEKIKAPIGHALGGKMYIQYDNPFDVGMSGLLGYGAAHDATHEADLLILLGTDFPYNDFLPKGNVAQVDIDGSHIGRRTKIKYPVTGDVAATIENILPHIDEKKDRRFLDKMLKEHYNKLNHVVEAYTKKAEKMKPIHPEFVANIIDEEAADNAVFTVDTGMCNVWGARYITPNGKREQIGSFRHGTMANALPMAIGAQAANEGRQVISFSGDGGLSMLMGELLTVKLHNLPVKTFVFNNSSLGMVKLEMLVQGLPEHETDHEHVDYAAIAEAAGIKHIHIEDPKKARKQIREAMDFDGPVLVDMITDPNALSIPPTLTFEQLLGFSKAATRTVFGGGVGQMLQLAQSNLRNIPRP; translated from the coding sequence ATGGCAAAGAATTACGCAGAACAGATCGTAGAAACTCTCGAGGCGCAAGGCGTCGAGCGCATTTATGGTCTGGTTGGTGACTCCCTGAACCCAATCGTGGATGCGGTGCGCCGTTCCTCCATCGAATGGGTCCACGTCCGCAACGAGGAAGCTGCTGCTTTTGCTGCTGAGGCAGACTCTCTGACCACCGGCAAGCTCGCCGTGTGTGCGGCTTCCTGCGGCCCGGGCAACACCCACTTGGTGCAGGGGCTTTACGACGCCCACCGCAACGGCGCCAAGGTTCTGGCCATCGCATCCCACATCCCATCTCGCCAGATTGGCTCCAAGTTCTTCCAGGAGACCCACCCGGAGATGCTCTTCACCGAGTGCTCCGCTTACTGCGAGATGGTCAACTCCGCTGACCAGGGCGGTGTCATTTTGCACCACGCTATCCAGTCCACCATGGCTGGCAAGGGCGTTTCCGTGCTCGTTATCCCAGGCGACGTTTCCACGCAGGAGGCTGAAGATGATACCTTCACCACCTCCACCATCTCCGCTGGACGTCCAGTTGTCTTCCCGGATCCGGCTGAAGCAGCCGCGCTAACCCAGGCTATTAATGAGGCTAAGACCGTCGCGCTCTTCGTCGGTGCTGGCGTCAAGGATGCCCGCGAGCAGGTGCTGGCGCTGGCGGAAAAGATTAAGGCGCCAATCGGCCACGCGCTGGGCGGCAAGATGTACATCCAGTACGACAACCCGTTCGACGTCGGCATGTCCGGCCTTCTGGGCTACGGCGCGGCACACGACGCCACCCACGAGGCCGACCTGCTTATCCTTCTGGGCACCGACTTCCCGTACAACGACTTCTTGCCCAAGGGCAACGTCGCACAGGTCGACATTGACGGCTCCCACATCGGCCGCCGCACCAAGATTAAGTACCCGGTTACCGGTGACGTGGCTGCCACCATCGAGAACATCCTTCCGCACATTGATGAGAAGAAGGATCGCCGCTTCCTCGACAAGATGCTCAAGGAGCACTACAACAAGCTCAACCACGTGGTGGAGGCATACACTAAGAAGGCTGAGAAGATGAAGCCTATCCACCCAGAGTTCGTGGCCAACATCATCGATGAAGAAGCAGCTGACAACGCCGTCTTCACCGTCGACACCGGCATGTGCAACGTCTGGGGCGCTCGCTACATCACCCCGAATGGCAAGCGTGAGCAGATCGGTTCCTTCCGCCACGGCACCATGGCTAACGCACTGCCGATGGCCATCGGCGCACAGGCCGCTAACGAAGGTCGCCAGGTCATCTCCTTCTCCGGTGATGGTGGACTGTCCATGCTGATGGGTGAGCTGCTGACTGTGAAGCTGCACAACCTGCCGGTGAAGACCTTCGTCTTCAACAACTCCTCGCTGGGCATGGTCAAGCTGGAGATGCTGGTCCAGGGTCTGCCAGAGCACGAGACCGACCATGAGCACGTGGATTATGCCGCGATCGCAGAGGCTGCCGGCATCAAGCACATCCACATCGAGGACCCGAAGAAGGCCCGCAAGCAGATTCGCGAGGCCATGGATTTCGATGGCCCGGTTCTGGTTGACATGATCACCGACCCGAACGCTCTTTCCATCCCGCCGACACTGACCTTCGAGCAGCTGCTGGGCTTCTCCAAGGCCGCCACCCGCACCGTCTTTGGCGGCGGCGTTGGTCAGATGCTGCAGCTCGCGCAGTCCAACCTGCGCAACATTCCGCGCCCGTAG
- a CDS encoding TetR/AcrR family transcriptional regulator has translation MPRISKKTEVLKAALTIIENEGVHAVTYDALATATGMSKSGLIYHFPSRHDLLIECHRFCAARWEAELEELAGGKQAAELDKKERLRALVQSLGKNDPLIELLMSIHSQQHPDFMEQWRDVDKRWLPDPAADDQTALIATILGNGLWVHDHLTERKIPTATRKKTVELVLEFLDSGKLQTAPLKD, from the coding sequence ATGCCGCGCATCAGTAAAAAGACCGAAGTGCTAAAAGCCGCCCTCACCATCATCGAGAACGAGGGCGTGCATGCCGTGACCTACGACGCGCTGGCAACCGCCACGGGAATGTCAAAGTCCGGGCTCATCTATCACTTTCCTTCCCGCCACGATCTACTCATCGAGTGCCACCGCTTCTGCGCCGCGCGCTGGGAAGCGGAACTCGAAGAGCTAGCCGGCGGCAAGCAGGCCGCGGAGCTAGACAAAAAGGAGCGCCTGCGCGCACTCGTGCAATCCCTAGGCAAGAACGACCCTCTGATCGAATTGCTGATGAGCATCCACTCTCAGCAACACCCGGACTTCATGGAACAATGGCGCGACGTCGACAAGCGCTGGCTGCCAGATCCGGCAGCTGATGACCAAACCGCGCTCATCGCCACCATCCTTGGCAATGGCCTCTGGGTCCACGACCACTTGACTGAACGAAAGATACCCACAGCTACTCGCAAAAAGACAGTGGAACTCGTCTTGGAATTCCTAGATTCAGGAAAGCTACAAACCGCACCGCTTAAAGATTAA
- a CDS encoding response regulator transcription factor: MDDNKEVKVLVVDDEPNIVELLTVSLKFQGFEVFSANSGTEALRVAREVNPDAYIMDVMMPGMDGFELLGKLRQEGLDGPVLYLTAKDSVDQRIHGLTIGADDYVTKPFSLEEVITRLRVILRRGANVDDANSDATISYADLTLNDDTHEVTKGGEIIELSPTEFNLLRYLMQNKEVVLSKSKILDNVWHYDFGGDGNVVESYISYLRRKIDTGDTQLIHTVRGVGYVLRMPRN, from the coding sequence ATGGACGACAATAAAGAAGTAAAAGTCCTCGTCGTTGATGATGAGCCCAACATCGTGGAGTTACTCACCGTTTCCCTGAAGTTCCAGGGTTTCGAAGTATTCAGCGCAAACTCCGGCACTGAGGCGCTGCGGGTGGCCCGCGAGGTTAATCCTGATGCCTACATCATGGACGTCATGATGCCGGGCATGGACGGCTTCGAGCTGCTTGGCAAGCTGCGTCAGGAAGGCCTCGACGGCCCGGTGCTTTACTTGACCGCAAAGGACAGCGTCGATCAGCGCATCCATGGCCTGACCATCGGTGCCGATGATTACGTGACTAAGCCGTTCAGCCTGGAAGAGGTTATCACCCGCCTGCGCGTTATCCTGCGCCGCGGCGCGAACGTCGATGACGCAAACAGTGACGCCACCATTTCCTATGCTGACCTCACCTTGAATGATGACACCCACGAGGTCACCAAGGGAGGCGAAATCATCGAGCTGTCCCCAACCGAGTTCAACCTTCTGCGCTACCTCATGCAGAACAAGGAAGTGGTGCTGTCCAAGTCCAAGATCTTGGACAACGTCTGGCACTACGACTTCGGCGGCGATGGCAACGTAGTCGAGTCCTATATCTCCTACCTGCGCCGCAAGATCGACACCGGCGATACGCAGCTTATTCATACTGTTCGCGGCGTCGGCTATGTTCTGCGCATGCCGCGTAACTAG
- a CDS encoding response regulator transcription factor, whose product MIKVMLADDQAMVRGALSALLSLESDIEVVADVGDGSEVMEVASVACPDVILMDVDMPNVDGLTATKRLREALPQVKILIVTTFGRPGFLRRAVSAGAHGFIVKDAPAAELADAVRRVHSGLRVVDPKLAADSFLFGESPLTVRESEVLQAAADGAVVAEIAKRVNLSEGTVRNHLSRAMAKTGADTRAAAVNLAIERGWIIS is encoded by the coding sequence ATGATAAAAGTGATGCTTGCTGATGATCAGGCTATGGTGCGAGGCGCATTAAGCGCCTTGCTTAGCTTGGAAAGTGACATTGAGGTAGTGGCCGACGTTGGCGACGGAAGCGAGGTCATGGAGGTCGCCTCGGTGGCTTGTCCTGATGTTATTTTGATGGATGTAGATATGCCGAATGTGGACGGTCTGACTGCTACGAAACGCCTTAGAGAAGCGCTACCGCAGGTAAAGATATTGATAGTTACAACGTTCGGGCGCCCGGGTTTCTTGCGTCGCGCGGTTTCCGCGGGAGCACATGGCTTCATCGTTAAAGACGCGCCTGCCGCAGAGCTCGCTGATGCGGTGCGCCGAGTTCACTCCGGCTTGCGTGTAGTTGATCCCAAACTTGCTGCAGATTCTTTTCTATTCGGTGAATCGCCTCTCACCGTTCGAGAATCCGAAGTGCTTCAAGCAGCCGCCGATGGTGCGGTCGTCGCGGAAATCGCGAAGCGGGTTAACTTATCGGAGGGCACGGTGCGCAATCACTTGTCGCGTGCGATGGCTAAGACTGGTGCTGACACTCGTGCAGCGGCAGTAAATCTTGCCATTGAGCGGGGCTGGATTATCAGTTGA
- a CDS encoding ABC transporter permease, with protein MYLYKLEMKRILRNVRGLVFVVVIPIAFLFIFATADYAQQEYGNGNWAANILISLALYAGLMATAGTGAAVGIERASGWSRQLRLTPLRPINYVGAKATAGLALSGIALLTVYICGPLVHAHMPALAWAQSFVIAWLGSIIFMSFGLFMGYLLPAETTMQVVGPLLALLSFLGGVFMPLTPGSTFDKIGSLTPLYGLHKLALSPMDASNFSWAAVANVVVWLFVFLVGAARKMRYDTARV; from the coding sequence ATGTATTTATACAAATTGGAAATGAAGCGCATTTTGCGCAATGTCCGTGGTCTAGTTTTCGTCGTGGTTATCCCCATTGCCTTTCTGTTCATATTTGCTACTGCAGACTATGCACAGCAGGAATATGGGAATGGAAACTGGGCAGCAAATATCTTAATAAGTCTTGCCCTTTATGCTGGGTTAATGGCGACTGCTGGAACTGGTGCAGCAGTTGGCATCGAAAGAGCAAGTGGGTGGAGTCGACAGCTGCGCTTAACTCCTCTTCGCCCAATTAACTATGTAGGAGCTAAAGCCACAGCGGGATTAGCTCTGAGCGGTATAGCCTTGCTCACGGTTTATATCTGTGGACCGCTGGTCCATGCACACATGCCGGCTCTGGCTTGGGCTCAGTCTTTTGTCATCGCATGGTTGGGCTCAATCATTTTTATGTCTTTTGGGTTGTTCATGGGATACCTTTTGCCTGCAGAGACCACAATGCAGGTAGTTGGGCCTTTGTTAGCGTTGCTGTCTTTCCTCGGGGGAGTATTTATGCCACTGACTCCTGGATCGACTTTCGACAAGATTGGAAGTCTTACCCCGCTCTACGGACTTCATAAGTTGGCGCTTTCGCCGATGGACGCGAGCAACTTTTCGTGGGCTGCAGTGGCCAATGTTGTGGTTTGGCTGTTCGTATTCTTGGTCGGTGCAGCCCGGAAGATGCGCTATGATACGGCTCGGGTTTAG
- a CDS encoding MFS transporter → MSATDLVHSNSTATTTESTAVQRWTFFAVISLGLLMVGLDNSILYTALPALTDQLHTTSTQQLWIINAYALVLAGLLLGTGTLGDRIGHRRMFVIGLVLFGSASLAAALAPGAWFLVAARAFLGLGAAVMMPATLALIRLTFDDEIERNTAIGIWASVAVVGAAAGPTVGGFLLEHFWWGSVFLINVPIVLVALLLTFLLAPPNQPNPDKHWDFASSLYALITLSSLVLAIKSVAGSHYGLAGGALVACGIGSFAFARRQKQLSEPMLTFDIFRSPIFTGGVIAAGGAMFGMSGLEMLTTQKLQMVNGLSPLHAGITISAVAIAALPMSTLGGANLHRWGFLPIIAGGFVFMAAGIAIAMWAGHHGIFWCFVAGLLCMGIGAGLTMSVASTAIIGAAPPYRSGMAAGVEEVSYELGTLLSIAITGSIVPLLYSRNLTADIEGMQALYDAATHDLAAAAYDNAYLTTLGGLLAMMLLFAAVTGYLFKNNPKSGGYDAAHQ, encoded by the coding sequence ATGTCCGCCACCGATTTAGTCCATTCCAATAGCACCGCCACTACCACCGAGTCCACCGCCGTACAGCGCTGGACTTTCTTTGCCGTGATCTCGCTCGGCCTACTCATGGTCGGCCTCGATAACTCAATCCTTTACACCGCCCTCCCGGCACTGACGGATCAGCTCCACACCACCTCTACCCAGCAGCTATGGATCATCAACGCCTATGCGTTAGTGCTGGCCGGCTTATTGCTGGGCACGGGCACCCTGGGAGATCGCATTGGGCATCGCCGCATGTTCGTCATCGGCCTTGTGCTTTTCGGCAGCGCATCCCTCGCCGCCGCGCTCGCCCCCGGCGCGTGGTTCTTGGTGGCTGCACGCGCATTCTTGGGCCTCGGCGCTGCCGTGATGATGCCCGCTACTTTGGCACTGATTCGCCTGACCTTCGACGATGAAATCGAGCGCAACACCGCGATCGGCATCTGGGCCTCCGTTGCGGTCGTGGGCGCTGCAGCCGGCCCTACCGTCGGCGGATTCCTCCTCGAGCACTTCTGGTGGGGCTCGGTCTTTCTCATCAACGTGCCCATCGTGCTCGTCGCGCTCTTGCTGACCTTCCTTTTGGCACCGCCCAACCAACCGAACCCGGACAAGCACTGGGATTTCGCATCCTCGCTCTATGCGCTTATTACGCTTTCTTCCCTGGTGCTGGCCATTAAGTCGGTGGCGGGTTCCCATTATGGGCTGGCCGGCGGCGCGCTGGTGGCCTGCGGCATCGGCAGCTTCGCGTTTGCACGCCGCCAAAAGCAGCTTTCTGAGCCGATGCTCACCTTCGACATCTTCCGCTCCCCCATCTTCACAGGCGGCGTCATTGCCGCGGGCGGCGCAATGTTTGGCATGTCCGGGCTGGAGATGCTCACCACGCAGAAGCTGCAGATGGTCAATGGTTTAAGCCCCCTGCATGCGGGAATCACCATTTCTGCGGTGGCGATTGCGGCACTTCCGATGTCCACCCTAGGCGGCGCCAACCTGCACCGCTGGGGCTTTCTGCCCATCATCGCCGGCGGGTTTGTTTTCATGGCTGCGGGCATCGCCATCGCGATGTGGGCGGGCCACCACGGCATCTTTTGGTGCTTCGTTGCGGGGCTGCTCTGCATGGGCATCGGCGCGGGGCTCACGATGTCCGTGGCCTCAACCGCCATCATCGGCGCGGCACCACCCTATCGTTCCGGCATGGCCGCAGGCGTCGAGGAGGTCTCCTACGAGCTCGGCACGCTGCTATCCATCGCTATCACCGGCTCCATTGTGCCTTTGCTTTACTCCCGCAATCTAACCGCGGATATCGAGGGCATGCAGGCGCTTTACGACGCCGCGACCCACGACCTCGCCGCAGCCGCCTACGACAACGCTTACCTCACGACCCTCGGCGGCTTGCTCGCGATGATGCTGCTCTTCGCCGCAGTGACCGGCTATTTGTTTAAAAACAACCCGAAGTCGGGAGGCTACGATGCCGCGCATCAGTAA